A window from Symphalangus syndactylus isolate Jambi chromosome 22, NHGRI_mSymSyn1-v2.1_pri, whole genome shotgun sequence encodes these proteins:
- the LOC129472210 gene encoding uncharacterized protein isoform X2 produces the protein MRVRRGCGHRGHSPVPRRSPAGAGKPGWRGSERFSMQSLRPPWWAPVQWAAFSTLSRGGHLEGGTQPITRSILPPLGGICESPRGHKLWPPPESLSHGAPALGNPTEWGQGPLGLAHPTWPALGVKPTMGCRPVGSPPPCLQLSRTPLSCQPRKLPGAWEEHQKDLVGRREGAGASSGQCQPPPRAPRAQGRATCRDHRVSGSHPGLSGATFIRRTRQIRVLEGVQGEALAELSGGCPMSLSLSFPCGHRGFLGPCLHQEASLDCQALLLRRPAQVETPTNAGGGGSPERVRGCAHGWMWFDTPLRPAAIVSPHKAVPPFPSHVSPQP, from the exons TCAGAAAGGTTTTCTATGCAAAGTCTGCGGCCACCTTGGTGGGCCCCAGTGCAATGGGCGGCGTTTAGCACCTTGTCCCGTGGGGGCCACCTGGAGGGCGGGACGCAGCCAATCACCCGCTCCATTCTACCGCCTCTGGGTGGTATCTGTGAGTCCCCGAGAGGTCACAAACTCTGGCCACCCCCAGAGAGCCTCAGCCACGGAGCCCCCGCGCTGGGGAACCCCACAGAATGGGGACAGGGACCCCTCGGCTTAGCGCACCCCACCTGGCCAGCTCTGGGTGTGAAACCCACCATGGGCTGCAGGCCTGTGGGCTCCCCTCCCCCTTGCTTACAGCTCTCCAGGACCCCCCTCAGCTGCCAACCCAGGAAGCTCCCCGGGGCTTGGGAGGAGCACCAGAAGGACCTGGTGGGGAGACGAGAGGGTGCTGGCGCCTCCTCAGGTCAGTGTCAGCCGCCCCCGCGGGCACCCAGGGCCCAGGGCAGAGCGACCTGCCGGGACCACCGCGTCTCAGGCTCCCACCCAGGTCTCTCTGGAGCCACCTTCATCCGTCGCACCAGACAGATCCGGGTCCTGGAGGGAGTCCAGGGGGAGGCCCTCGCAGAGCTCTCAGGAGGCTGTCCTatgtctctcagcctcagtttcccttgtgGGCACCGAGGGTTTCTGGGACCCTGCCTCCACCAGGAAGCCTCCCTGGATTGCCAAGCCCTGCTTCTGCGCCGTCCAGCACAGGTGGAGACCCCCACGAATGCTGGGGGCGGGGGCTCTCCGGAACGTGTGCGTGGCTGTGCCCACGGCTGGATGTGGTTCGACACCCCTTTGAGACCTGCAGCCATTGTCTCACCCCATAAGGCGGTTCCTCCTTTTCCAAG tcacgtctcaccgcagccttga
- the LOC129472210 gene encoding uncharacterized protein isoform X1, with protein MRVRRGCGHRGHSPVPRRSPAGAGKPGWRGSERFSMQSLRPPWWAPVQWAAFSTLSRGGHLEGGTQPITRSILPPLGGICESPRGHKLWPPPESLSHGAPALGNPTEWGQGPLGLAHPTWPALGVKPTMGCRPVGSPPPCLQLSRTPLSCQPRKLPGAWEEHQKDLVGRREGAGASSGQCQPPPRAPRAQGRATCRDHRVSGSHPGLSGATFIRRTRQIRVLEGVQGEALAELSGGCPMSLSLSFPCGHRGFLGPCLHQEASLDCQALLLRRPAQVETPTNAGGGGSPERVRGCAHGWMWFDTPLRPAAIVSPHKAVPPFPRRHQTRTPGKGAQGGDQGRLGHAPARFKNPRGLHQHGLPLNPGERQ; from the exons TCAGAAAGGTTTTCTATGCAAAGTCTGCGGCCACCTTGGTGGGCCCCAGTGCAATGGGCGGCGTTTAGCACCTTGTCCCGTGGGGGCCACCTGGAGGGCGGGACGCAGCCAATCACCCGCTCCATTCTACCGCCTCTGGGTGGTATCTGTGAGTCCCCGAGAGGTCACAAACTCTGGCCACCCCCAGAGAGCCTCAGCCACGGAGCCCCCGCGCTGGGGAACCCCACAGAATGGGGACAGGGACCCCTCGGCTTAGCGCACCCCACCTGGCCAGCTCTGGGTGTGAAACCCACCATGGGCTGCAGGCCTGTGGGCTCCCCTCCCCCTTGCTTACAGCTCTCCAGGACCCCCCTCAGCTGCCAACCCAGGAAGCTCCCCGGGGCTTGGGAGGAGCACCAGAAGGACCTGGTGGGGAGACGAGAGGGTGCTGGCGCCTCCTCAGGTCAGTGTCAGCCGCCCCCGCGGGCACCCAGGGCCCAGGGCAGAGCGACCTGCCGGGACCACCGCGTCTCAGGCTCCCACCCAGGTCTCTCTGGAGCCACCTTCATCCGTCGCACCAGACAGATCCGGGTCCTGGAGGGAGTCCAGGGGGAGGCCCTCGCAGAGCTCTCAGGAGGCTGTCCTatgtctctcagcctcagtttcccttgtgGGCACCGAGGGTTTCTGGGACCCTGCCTCCACCAGGAAGCCTCCCTGGATTGCCAAGCCCTGCTTCTGCGCCGTCCAGCACAGGTGGAGACCCCCACGAATGCTGGGGGCGGGGGCTCTCCGGAACGTGTGCGTGGCTGTGCCCACGGCTGGATGTGGTTCGACACCCCTTTGAGACCTGCAGCCATTGTCTCACCCCATAAGGCGGTTCCTCCTTTTCCAAG gcgccaTCAGACCCGGACGCCAGGCAAAGGTGCTCAGGGAGGAGACCAGGGCAGGCTGGGCCACGCCCCTGCCCGTTTCAAAAACCCGAGAGGTCTGCACCAGCACGGGCTCCCCCTCAATCCTGGTGAGCGCCAGTAG